A DNA window from Comamonas sp. 26 contains the following coding sequences:
- a CDS encoding SDR family NAD(P)-dependent oxidoreductase: MTTSNPRIALITGASRGLGRNEALKLAQQGVHLIITYKDNEQQALEVVQEIEARGSRAVALRLDVADSKTFDAFMAKVQSTLKATWQRDQFDYLVNNAGIGLTAPFAETSEEQFDLLVSIHLKGPFFLTQKLLPLIKDGGRIINTSTGLTRFTFPGYAAYAVMKGGVEVMTRYMAKELGARGISVNTIAPGAIETDFGGGMVRDNSQVNAHLSGLTAMGRVGLPDDVGGALAAMLSEGNNWVTAQRIEVSGGMML; this comes from the coding sequence ATGACGACCTCCAACCCTCGCATTGCTCTGATTACTGGTGCCAGCCGTGGACTGGGCCGCAACGAAGCGCTCAAGCTGGCACAGCAAGGCGTGCATCTGATCATTACTTACAAAGACAATGAGCAGCAGGCCCTTGAGGTCGTGCAAGAGATTGAGGCTCGGGGCAGCCGAGCCGTGGCGCTGCGCTTGGACGTGGCAGACAGCAAGACGTTCGATGCTTTTATGGCAAAGGTTCAAAGCACACTGAAGGCGACCTGGCAGCGCGATCAATTCGATTACTTGGTCAATAACGCCGGAATTGGGCTCACGGCACCGTTTGCCGAAACCTCGGAAGAGCAGTTTGACCTGCTCGTCAGCATTCACCTCAAGGGTCCTTTTTTCCTGACCCAAAAGTTGCTGCCCTTGATCAAAGACGGTGGTCGAATCATCAACACCTCTACCGGTTTGACGCGCTTCACCTTCCCGGGCTATGCCGCCTACGCCGTAATGAAGGGCGGTGTTGAGGTGATGACGCGCTACATGGCCAAGGAGCTGGGAGCCCGTGGAATTAGCGTCAACACCATTGCTCCCGGCGCCATTGAAACCGACTTTGGTGGTGGCATGGTGCGCGATAACTCGCAAGTCAATGCGCATCTGAGCGGGCTCACGGCCATGGGGCGTGTAGGGCTGCCTGACGATGTGGGTGGCGCGTTAGCTGCAATGCTATCTGAAGGAAACAATTGGGTCACGGCGCAGCGCATTGAAGTGTCCGGCGGCATGATGCTCTGA
- a CDS encoding LysR family transcriptional regulator → MDLDSIRIFDRVAELQSFTQAAEQLNLTKSRVSTVVQQLEQHIGTRLLQRTTRQVRLTTDGEQFLDGCKALLNDAEQLKSMFQPAASGLRGSLRIELPTTLARDVVMPQLPEFLALHPLLEVGISTSDYLVDLVKDGFDCVVRVGTLADTGLIARPLGMMAMCNLASPAYLSRHGTPHTLADLAQHQIIHYASKLGTQGAGWEHQVGHKRVVEPMRCALVVNGADAYEAACVAGLGLIQAPVHGIQALVNQGLLAKVMPDFTAPPMPVSLLYPHRKHMAPRVSACLNWLAQVIERHLAQAGQ, encoded by the coding sequence ATGGACCTTGACTCAATTCGCATCTTTGACCGTGTGGCCGAGCTGCAAAGCTTCACTCAGGCTGCCGAGCAATTGAATTTGACCAAAAGTCGCGTTTCCACTGTCGTACAACAACTGGAGCAGCACATAGGCACCCGCCTGCTACAGCGCACGACAAGGCAGGTACGCCTCACAACCGATGGCGAACAGTTTCTGGACGGCTGCAAGGCGCTACTCAATGATGCGGAGCAGCTGAAAAGCATGTTTCAGCCCGCTGCAAGCGGCTTGCGCGGGAGCTTACGGATTGAGTTGCCCACCACGCTGGCACGCGATGTCGTCATGCCCCAGCTGCCCGAATTTCTGGCCTTGCACCCCTTGCTGGAGGTAGGCATCAGTACCAGCGACTATCTGGTCGACTTGGTCAAGGACGGCTTCGACTGCGTGGTGCGTGTCGGCACGCTGGCAGATACCGGTTTGATTGCACGCCCCCTAGGCATGATGGCAATGTGCAACCTGGCCAGCCCCGCTTATTTGAGCCGACACGGAACGCCCCACACGCTTGCAGACCTGGCACAGCATCAAATCATTCACTACGCCAGCAAACTCGGCACCCAAGGGGCTGGCTGGGAACACCAAGTCGGCCACAAGCGGGTGGTAGAGCCCATGCGCTGTGCACTTGTCGTCAATGGTGCTGACGCTTACGAAGCCGCCTGCGTTGCCGGCCTGGGGCTGATCCAGGCTCCTGTTCATGGCATCCAGGCCTTGGTCAATCAAGGCTTGCTCGCCAAAGTCATGCCCGACTTTACTGCCCCGCCCATGCCGGTTTCATTGCTGTATCCCCATCGCAAACATATGGCTCCACGAGTCTCTGCCTGCCTGAATTGGCTTGCCCAGGTCATTGAACGTCACCTGGCCCAAGCGGGCCAATGA
- a CDS encoding autotransporter domain-containing protein: MTLKVVFAGALCLHPQARAWPMALVTALLFGGPVQLVQAQVIEASGDVDPFPPPSPGPVWNIGGSLSVGKAGTGALTIRDGAVVKGANGHIGEQAGSNGTVTVTDKDSSWTSAGGLTIGERGTGRLSILDQAQVVSRDGTLGDWDSGSGEVLVSGVGSRWGINSSFLIGISGSGLLNIQNGGVVSSNFTSLGLSSGRGQVAVSGAGSAWLNAFDITIGDSGFGELLVKEGGLVRTDTAYIGSFEGSRGTGLVSGSGALWESGALSVGVGGSASLQLRDGGRMSVSGSGVDLATYSTASGAIYIGAASNNPSDAVAPGTLETAQLRFGEGSGTLNFNHTGSAYAFAAALSSAPTGSHQINHYAGVTRLTGDSLGFLGQTRVQGGTLIVDQRLGGTALVNAGQLQVNGSFAGPVSVEQTGTLTGSGTVNGAVRFSNGGVLSGVQGQTLTVVGNLSLDSASDINAAFGAPGSTVLFRIGGDLVLDGNLHVSDIGGFGRGIYRLFDYGGALTDKGLLISTSPTGIPAGELHIQTEAKGQINVVSALGATLRAWDGGNTSLDDNGVIDGGSGTWRADGASWTEVDGALNGPYQPNPGFVIFQGTAGTVTVDRSAGSIGIMGAQFASDGYRIDGDSIDLQGENGMTMVRVGDGTAAGAGMSATITASLTGASQLVKTDMGTLVLGGRNTYSGGSKIDSGVLSVSSDANLGAASGGIELNGGTLATTSSFDTGRTITLSTAAGRVQVASNTELGMTGAIVGRGGLVKQGLGTLRLDNVSSTYSGATEVAQGRLLAGAANVLSQGSAHTVAAGAVLDIAGRSQSIAALNNSGLVMLSDPNSSRPGTVLKITGPYVGNSGALSLSAKLQGPGSASDMLLLSGRNAVASGNTTLVVNNAGGLGAKTDTKGIVVVGTENGASLSPGAFTLAGGQVDAGAFEYRLKSDASGASLHSSINGIDTSYRAEASLISSLPSQLRQADLTLVGNRQQRVGDDINEGGDGRQVRQTWGRLIRSEPRISQPGLVSARSRAVLTGFQVGLDVWANGDWKTGLYVGQLSGDVQVLGFSGGQQGQDVGFNSLRNRYIGVYSSYQNAQNFYLDAVLQAADYRSELYTRSNARALTKGHGWLASLELGQPLPLHGGWQIEPQAQLIYRSMSLADTTLGTTRVGIRADNDWLLRLGARIKGRFPTSVGVFQPSVRVNLFHASRATDVASFMTSSTTTAIPARGGYTSTELAVGGTLKLNPMTSVYAELNKLWANGGDTRVKTGVQAILGVKRSW, translated from the coding sequence ATGACGCTGAAAGTTGTTTTTGCCGGTGCTTTGTGCCTCCATCCTCAAGCGCGGGCTTGGCCCATGGCACTTGTTACGGCTTTGCTGTTCGGCGGGCCTGTGCAACTGGTGCAGGCGCAAGTGATCGAGGCATCGGGCGATGTCGACCCGTTTCCGCCCCCATCACCGGGGCCGGTGTGGAATATAGGCGGCAGCCTGTCCGTGGGGAAGGCGGGCACAGGTGCGCTGACGATCCGGGATGGAGCCGTAGTCAAGGGTGCCAATGGCCATATCGGCGAGCAGGCCGGCAGCAATGGCACGGTGACAGTCACTGACAAAGACTCAAGCTGGACTAGCGCTGGAGGGCTGACTATCGGTGAGCGCGGCACCGGCAGGCTCAGCATTCTTGACCAGGCCCAGGTGGTCAGCCGCGACGGCACTTTGGGCGATTGGGATAGCGGCAGCGGTGAGGTTCTGGTTTCCGGTGTCGGTTCGCGCTGGGGTATTAACTCCAGTTTTCTCATCGGCATTTCAGGATCGGGCCTGTTGAACATACAGAACGGCGGTGTGGTCAGTAGCAACTTCACCAGCCTGGGCCTTTCAAGCGGCCGCGGCCAAGTGGCCGTGTCGGGCGCAGGCTCGGCCTGGCTCAATGCCTTTGATATCACGATTGGGGACAGCGGCTTTGGCGAGTTGTTGGTCAAGGAGGGCGGCCTAGTGCGCACCGACACGGCCTATATAGGTAGTTTTGAAGGAAGCCGGGGAACTGGCTTGGTTTCTGGCAGTGGCGCGCTTTGGGAAAGTGGGGCTTTATCGGTAGGCGTAGGAGGTTCCGCAAGCTTGCAACTCAGAGACGGTGGTCGCATGTCCGTTTCTGGCAGCGGGGTCGATCTCGCTACCTACAGCACAGCATCGGGAGCGATTTATATCGGCGCAGCATCTAACAACCCAAGCGATGCAGTGGCCCCAGGCACGCTGGAGACAGCGCAGCTGCGCTTTGGCGAAGGCTCGGGCACGCTGAACTTCAATCACACGGGCAGCGCCTATGCCTTTGCCGCAGCCCTTTCCTCTGCACCTACCGGCTCTCACCAGATCAATCACTATGCCGGCGTGACCCGCCTGACCGGCGACAGCCTTGGCTTCCTGGGCCAGACCCGCGTGCAGGGCGGCACGCTGATTGTGGATCAGCGGCTTGGTGGGACGGCCTTGGTCAACGCTGGGCAGTTGCAGGTGAACGGAAGTTTCGCTGGGCCGGTCAGCGTGGAGCAAACCGGGACGTTGACCGGGTCCGGCACGGTCAATGGTGCGGTGAGGTTTTCCAACGGTGGCGTGCTGTCTGGCGTGCAAGGCCAGACCTTGACGGTGGTGGGCAATCTGAGCCTTGACAGCGCAAGCGATATCAATGCTGCCTTCGGCGCCCCTGGCAGCACGGTACTGTTTCGGATCGGCGGTGATCTGGTGCTGGACGGCAATCTGCACGTCAGTGATATCGGCGGCTTTGGTCGCGGAATCTATCGCTTGTTTGACTATGGCGGTGCGCTGACGGACAAGGGTCTGCTGATCTCGACAAGCCCTACGGGAATTCCCGCCGGTGAGTTGCATATTCAGACCGAGGCAAAAGGACAGATCAACGTGGTATCGGCCCTGGGTGCCACGCTGCGCGCCTGGGATGGCGGCAATACGTCGCTGGATGACAACGGCGTGATTGACGGAGGCTCGGGGACATGGCGCGCCGATGGCGCAAGCTGGACGGAAGTGGACGGTGCACTGAACGGGCCTTACCAGCCCAATCCGGGCTTTGTCATCTTCCAGGGCACAGCGGGAACCGTGACTGTGGACCGCTCGGCGGGCTCCATTGGCATCATGGGTGCGCAGTTTGCCAGCGACGGTTACCGAATCGACGGCGACAGCATCGATTTGCAAGGTGAGAATGGGATGACTATGGTGCGGGTTGGCGATGGAACGGCGGCAGGCGCAGGCATGAGCGCAACCATCACCGCTTCACTGACCGGTGCGAGCCAGCTGGTGAAAACCGATATGGGCACCTTGGTGCTGGGAGGACGCAACACCTACTCTGGCGGCAGCAAAATCGACAGCGGTGTGCTGTCAGTGTCTAGCGATGCCAATCTGGGTGCCGCATCGGGCGGCATAGAGCTGAACGGCGGAACGCTGGCCACGACCTCCAGCTTTGATACCGGCCGCACCATCACCTTGAGCACCGCAGCCGGGCGCGTACAGGTCGCAAGCAATACCGAACTGGGCATGACGGGGGCTATCGTGGGCAGAGGAGGCCTGGTCAAGCAGGGTCTGGGAACACTGCGCCTGGACAATGTGAGCAGCACTTACAGTGGGGCCACCGAAGTGGCACAGGGACGGCTGCTGGCGGGCGCCGCCAATGTGCTGAGCCAGGGCTCGGCCCATACAGTGGCGGCCGGTGCGGTGCTGGATATTGCAGGCCGCAGCCAAAGCATTGCCGCCTTGAACAACAGCGGCCTGGTGATGCTCAGCGACCCGAACAGCAGCAGGCCGGGCACGGTTCTCAAGATCACCGGCCCTTATGTGGGCAATAGTGGTGCGCTGAGCCTGTCTGCAAAGCTGCAAGGTCCGGGCAGCGCCAGCGACATGCTGCTGCTCAGCGGTAGAAATGCCGTGGCGAGTGGCAACACCACACTTGTCGTGAACAACGCAGGAGGCCTGGGTGCGAAAACCGATACCAAGGGCATCGTGGTGGTCGGCACGGAAAACGGTGCCAGCCTGAGCCCGGGTGCTTTTACGCTCGCTGGTGGGCAGGTCGATGCCGGTGCATTTGAATACCGTCTGAAAAGTGATGCCTCAGGGGCCTCGCTGCATTCGAGCATCAACGGTATCGATACCTCCTATCGAGCGGAGGCTTCGTTGATCAGCTCATTGCCCTCACAGCTGCGCCAAGCCGATCTGACCTTGGTAGGCAACCGGCAGCAGCGTGTTGGCGACGATATCAACGAGGGCGGTGATGGCCGTCAAGTTCGCCAGACCTGGGGACGGCTGATCCGAAGCGAGCCACGCATCAGTCAGCCGGGATTGGTGAGCGCGCGAAGTCGGGCCGTGCTGACAGGTTTTCAGGTGGGACTCGATGTCTGGGCGAATGGCGACTGGAAAACAGGCCTGTATGTGGGGCAACTCAGCGGAGACGTGCAGGTGCTAGGCTTTTCCGGCGGGCAACAAGGTCAGGACGTGGGCTTCAATAGTCTTCGCAATCGCTATATCGGCGTATATAGCAGCTACCAGAATGCACAGAACTTCTACCTGGATGCGGTGCTGCAGGCCGCCGACTACCGAAGCGAGCTCTACACCCGCAGCAATGCCAGGGCGCTCACCAAGGGTCATGGCTGGCTGGCATCGCTGGAGCTTGGTCAGCCTCTGCCCTTGCACGGCGGCTGGCAGATTGAGCCGCAAGCGCAGTTGATTTACCGCAGCATGTCCCTGGCCGACACCACCTTGGGGACCACCCGGGTCGGCATCCGCGCAGACAATGACTGGCTTTTGCGCCTGGGGGCTCGCATCAAAGGCCGCTTCCCGACTTCCGTCGGTGTGTTCCAGCCTTCGGTGCGGGTCAATCTCTTCCATGCCAGTCGCGCCACGGATGTGGCCAGTTTTATGACCTCGTCAACGACCACCGCCATCCCGGCCCGAGGTGGCTACACCAGCACCGAGCTTGCGGTTGGCGGCACCTTGAAGTTGAACCCCATGACCAGCGTTTATGCCGAATTGAACAAGCTGTGGGCCAACGGTGGCGATACACGTGTCAAGACGGGAGTGCAGGCCATTCTGGGCGTAAAACGAAGCTGGTAG